Proteins co-encoded in one Deltaproteobacteria bacterium genomic window:
- a CDS encoding beta-ketoacyl-[acyl-carrier-protein] synthase family protein has protein sequence MPENKSNPTIPHSAFRIPHSEEIVVTGIGIISACGVGRESFWKSCLSGKTGIAPIQSFDTSAYSSHLGAEIRDFNPKDFMPPLKYRRMSRVSRLAVAASIEALKDAGFSISSQAASAMGVVIGTGYGSTAQTDEFFVGMLKEGPEGANPSLFPDTVPNAPASQVSIYHGIKGPNTTFSHNEVSGEQALAYAYQLLQEARADAVLVGSVDELSSVLFHSFAAVRALSPKGTHGEGMSPFDRLRNGRVLGEGAGILVLEKRKHARGRGAKIYGSLVAWASTGGPVGIQRYEVEAEQMTRVMKNVLTKAGVSPSQVDYISAAANSTKELDRAEAMAIQKVGAMASRPIPVSSLKGHIGDFCGSAALRAAAILLAMRDGQIPPTLGLKTPEFDLDHVMGQPREAQVQYALLNGFSFGGANVCLLFKKEI, from the coding sequence ATGCCAGAAAATAAATCAAATCCAACAATTCCGCATTCCGCATTCCGCATTCCGCATTCGGAAGAGATTGTTGTCACCGGGATCGGCATTATCTCCGCCTGCGGTGTCGGAAGGGAATCGTTCTGGAAAAGTTGCCTCAGCGGCAAGACCGGAATTGCCCCCATCCAGTCTTTTGATACTTCAGCCTATTCGTCTCACCTCGGCGCCGAAATCCGGGATTTTAACCCTAAGGATTTCATGCCTCCCTTGAAATACCGGCGAATGAGCCGGGTCTCTCGCTTGGCTGTCGCCGCCAGTATCGAGGCCTTGAAGGATGCGGGTTTCTCCATTTCCTCCCAGGCGGCTTCTGCGATGGGAGTGGTTATCGGCACAGGCTATGGAAGTACGGCCCAGACCGATGAATTTTTCGTAGGGATGCTGAAGGAAGGCCCGGAGGGGGCCAACCCCAGTCTTTTCCCAGATACCGTTCCCAACGCCCCAGCCAGCCAGGTGTCCATTTACCATGGTATCAAAGGGCCCAATACCACCTTCAGTCATAACGAAGTCTCGGGTGAGCAGGCCCTGGCTTATGCTTACCAGCTGTTGCAAGAGGCCCGCGCGGATGCCGTGCTGGTGGGAAGCGTGGATGAACTCAGCTCCGTTCTTTTTCACAGTTTTGCCGCAGTGCGAGCCTTATCTCCCAAGGGGACCCATGGGGAAGGTATGAGTCCCTTTGACCGCCTGAGGAACGGCCGAGTCTTAGGAGAGGGAGCCGGAATACTTGTCCTGGAGAAAAGAAAACATGCCCGGGGGAGGGGGGCTAAGATTTATGGCTCTCTGGTTGCTTGGGCTTCCACCGGTGGACCGGTGGGAATTCAGCGTTATGAGGTAGAGGCTGAACAGATGACCCGCGTAATGAAAAATGTCCTGACCAAGGCAGGAGTTTCTCCTTCCCAGGTAGATTATATCAGTGCTGCCGCTAATTCTACCAAGGAACTGGACCGGGCAGAAGCCATGGCCATCCAGAAGGTTGGCGCCATGGCCTCGCGACCGATTCCCGTCAGCTCGCTTAAAGGTCACATTGGCGATTTTTGCGGCTCGGCAGCTTTGCGGGCGGCGGCCATCCTGCTGGCTATGAGAGATGGCCAAATTCCTCCAACCCTCGGATTGAAAACCCCAGAGTTCGACTTGGACCATGTCATGGGCCAGCCGCGGGAAGCTCAGGTGCAATACGCCCTCCTTAATGGTTTCTCTTTCGGGGGGGCCAATGTTTGTTTGTTATTCAAGAAAGAAATTTAA